The genomic segment TCCGCCCACGCCGCAGGGGATCGGATCGCCGGCCTCGTAGGGCGTGCCGGTGCACTCGTAGCCGACGAAGCCGTCCGTGCCCGCGTAATGCGCCGGCACGCGGATGCCGTCATCCATGTGGCAGTGCGCGTGGCCGACGATGCCCGGCCCCAGGTCCACGTGGGCGTGGCACATCTGGAACGGGATGAAGCAGTCGAGTGTCGGCTCCCAGAGGGCGTCCTGGAAGATGCTCTCGCGCAGGGAGAACCGCACCTCGCCGCCGGCCCAGAGGGCGCGGTAGTCGCCCGGCTCGCGGACGTCCGTGAAGTCGAACGGCGCGAAGCTCGCCTGCATGTGCCGGTACGTCACCGTCCGCCCGAAGCGCCCCTCCCTCACCACCGCCCCGTCCGCCCGCTGGATGCGAACGCGGTCGTCCGCCGGACGTTCCAGGTGGTTGGGCCATTCGAGCACCACGGTCTTCTCGCCGCGCACGGGGTAGCCGATCGGCGAATAGCGCACGGCGTAGCCCGCTTCGTCCGGCAGGTCCGGCAGCGTCACGTAGACGTCCACCGGCTGGCCGGACGCCTCCGGAATCTCCACGCTGAGCAGGTAGCACGGGTCGCTGATGCCGCGCCGGTCGGCCAGGCGGATGCCGCGCTCGCACTCGAAGACCAGGTTCAGGGACGGATCGGCGACGTGGCACTCGAGGCGACGGGCGCCCGCGACGATCACCTCGCCCTCCCTGGAGTAGGTCCTCGGCAGGTCGATCGTGCGGCCGTCTGCACGGACGCGCGCACCCAGGTAGTTGTTGAAGGGCAGCCGGACGAAGAAGCTCTCCCAGTGGCGGTCGTTCCACGTCCCCTCGCGGCGGATGCGGATCCGGACGCGTTCGCCCTCGATCGAAACCTGCTGATGATACGAAACGCCGGCCTGCGGGATCGCGCCGCGGAACCCGATCGTCCCGTCGCCGTAGTCCAGGGCCTTCTCGGGCATCCGGTCGTAGGGCCAGTAGCCCGACTTGCCCGTGAAGCCGCAGAAGACGCCGGCACCCATGACGGTGATCTCGGAACCCCTCATCACGCCCAGCCCGCCCAGGGGATCCCCGAACAGCAGATACGGCCCCCGCTGGATGCGGCCGTCGGACAGCGGTCTCAGGCCCTGCTCCTGCGCCGCGCAGATCGACCCTCCGTGGGCCACTGCCGCCAGGACGGCCATGTACACGATCGTCCGCCATGCGCTCACGGACATCCCTCCCTGCGCCCAGAGGACGGTTCGGCGCGATTCTGCACGTGCGATGCGCCGCCTGTGAGGCATGATACGCGCGCCGGCGCAAGGGTGTCAATCAGACGCACGGCACCCGGTCCGCTTGACTCCCCGGCGGGGGGCCGATAGCATGGCGGCGTACGGCCTGTCACGGCGGGTGCCTTGCCGGCGCCTGCGCCCGATGCCTGCCCTTCCCTTCTGCAGAGCCCTCATGCCCGCCATCATGAACGAACCACACCGCCCCGAGCGGCCCGACTCCGTCCGCGTGCTCCCCGGCACGTCCATCGAGATCCTCCGCCAACGCCGCCCGGCACAGCCCCCCTGCGAGGTCCTGTTCGACTTCGACGGCACCCTGAGCCTCATCCGCGAGGGCTGGCCGGACGTGATGGTGCCCATGATGGTCGAGATCCTGCAGGCCACCGGCACGGACGAGACGCCGGAGGCCCTCGAACAGGTCTGCCGCACGTTCGTCATGGACCTGTGCGGCAAGCAGACGATCTACCAGATGATCCGCCTCGCCGAAGAGGTCAAGGCCCGCCGAGGGACGCCTCAGGACCCCTTCGCCTACAAGCAACTCTACCATGAGCGCCTGATGGACCGCATCCGCCACCGCCGCGAGGCGCTCTCCTCGGGCCGCGCACGCCCCGAGGAGATGCTCGTGCCGGGCTCCGTCGAGCTGCTCGATGCGCTCCGTGAACGTGACGTCCGCCTCTACCTCGCCAGCGGCACGGACCAGGAATACGTCGACGAGGAGGCGCGCCTGCTCGGCATGGATGCCTACTTCGGCCCGCACGTCTACGGCGCCCAGCGGGACTACAAACGGTTCTCCAAGCAGGCGGTCATCGACCGCATCCTGAGCGACAACCGGGTCGACGGCTCGCGCCTGCTCGGGTTCGGCGACGGCTATGTCGAGATCGAAAACGTCCGGTCCGTCGGCGGCCTGGCCGTCGGTGTGGCCAGCGACGAGGCCGGCCGCAGCGGGCGGCCCGACCCCTGGAAGCGCGAACGCCTGATCGGCGTCGGCGCCGACATCATCGTGCCCGACTTCGGCGACTGGCGCCCGCTGATCGACTACATCTGGGGCGCCTGAGCGCCCCCGGCCCTGCCTGGGAGGCCCCGCGATGCCCTTCCCGCAGTTCGACCGCAGCCGGCTGCGTCTGCGGCCCCTCGCCGAGCGCCGGCACGACCTGGACTCCTCCGTCTTCATCCGCCCCGACGGGCCGCGCGTGCCCTTCGAGCACGCCGCCCTGCCCGTGCTCGCCGACCGCATCGTGTCCGCCCGCCGCAGCGGGGCCACCGTCCTGTTCGCATGCGGCGCGCACGTGCTCCGAAAAGGCAACGGCCCCCTGCTGATCGACCTGATGGAACGCCGCCTGCTCACCCACCTGGCGCTCAACGGCGCGGGCGCCATCCATGACTTCGAGCTGGCCATGATCGGCCAGACCTGCGAGAGCGTGGCCCGCTACGTGAGCGACGGCCAGTTCGGCCTCTGGAACGAGACCGGCCGCCTCAACGACGCCGTCCGGGCGGGGGCCGAGGCCGGGCTCGGCTTCGGCGAAGCCGTCGGGCGCATGATCGAGGACGAACGCTTCCCCGGCCGGGAGGCAAGCGTCCTGGCCGCCGGCGCGCGCCTGGGCGTGCCCGTCACGGTGCACGTGGCCATCGGACAGGACATCGTCCACGAGCACCCCAACTTCGACGGCGCCGCCGCCGGCGCTGCCTCCTATACGGATTTCCTCGTGTTCGCACAGAGCGTGGCAGGGCTGGAAGGCGGCGCCTTCCTCAACATCGGCACCGCCGTCATGGGCCCCGAGGTCTACCTGAAGGCCCTCGCCATGGCCCGCAACGTCGCCCATCAGCGGGGCGAACGGATACGCCGATTCACCACGGCCGTCTTCGACATGCTCCCCCTGCCGGCGGACGTCTCCGTGGAGGCGCCGAAGACCGAGGCCGCCTACTACTTCCGCCCCTACAAGACCGTGCTGGTGCGCACCGTCGCCGACGGCGGCGAAAGCCACTATGTCCGCGGCGACCACGCCGCCACCGTCCCGGCACTCTACGACCGCATCATCGAGAAGGCCCGCCCATGAAACCGATTCCGCCCATGACCCAGGACCGACTGCGCGAGCTGACCGACCGTTTCCCCTCCCTCCGCATCGCCGTGATCGGGGACTTCTTCCTGGACAAGTACCTCGACTGCGATCCCCGCATCGCCGAGAAGAGCGTCGAGTCCGGCCGCACCGCCCACCAGGTCATGCGCGTGCGCCACAGCCCCGGAGCCGCAGGCACCGTGGTGCAGAACCTCGCCGCGCTGGATGCCGGGGCCCTGCACGCCGTCGGATTCACCGGCGACGACGGCGAAGCCTGCGACCTGCGCAAGGACCTGCACGCGCTCGGCTGCTCGACCGACCTGCTCCTGACCGCGCCCGACCGCATGACCATGCAGTACCTCAAGCCCCGCAACCTGACCGATGCCACACTCGCGGGCGAGCACGAACGCTACGACACAAAGAACCGCACGGCCACCCCGGCCGAACTGGAGGACCGCATCATCGCCGCGTTCGACCGGGCACTCGCCCGGGCCGACGCCGTCATCGTGGCCGACCAGGTGGAGGCCGACGACTGCGGCGCCGTCACCGCGCGAGTGCGCGCAGCACTCAGCGAGAGGGCACGCGCGCACCCCGGCGTGGTCTTCTTCGCCGACAGCCGCACGCACATCGGCCGGTTCCGCGGCCTCATCATCAAGCCGAATCAGTTCGAAGTCGCCGGCGTGGCCCAACCCCTGCCCGGCATGGAAGTCGACGCCGACACGCTGCGCGCCGGGCTCCGGCGGCTGCGCGACGAGGTGGGCGCCCCCGTGATCGCCACACGCGGCGAGAAGGGCGCCATCGTCACCGACCCCGAGCCGACCGTCGTGCCCGGCGTGCGCGTGGACGGGCCGACCGACACCACCGGGGCCGGCGACAGCATGACGGCCGGCTGCGTGCTGGCGCTGGCCGCCGGCGCCTCCCTGCCGGAGGCCGCCCTGGTCGGCTGCCTGGTCGCCTCGATCACCATACAGCAACTGGCCACCACCGGCACGGCCCGGCGCGACGAACTGCCCGACCGCCTGGGACTCTGGCTGACGCAGCAACAGGAGGCACAGCCGTGACACAACAGCACTTCGCGCGCAACTACCTCGACGGACTCTGCAGCGTCCTGCCCCGCCTGGACACCGGCGCCATCCATCGTGCAATCGACGCCATGCGGCGGGCGCGCGATGCCGGCCGCACCATCTATAGCTGCGGCAACGGCGGCAGCGCCAGCATCGCCTCGCAGATGGTGGTCGACATCGTCAAGGGGGCGTCCTATGGCCGCCAGAAGCGCATGAAGATGATGGCGCTCACGGACAGCATCGCCACCATCACGGCCCTGGCGAACGACGTGGACTACGAATCGGTCTTCGTCGAACCGCTCAGGAACTTCGCCGCCAAGGGCGACGTGCTGATCGCCATCAGCGGCAGCGGCAACAGCGCCAACGTGCTGCGCGCGGTCGAGTACGCCAACGGGGCGGGCGTCACCACGGTGGGCCTGACCACGTCGACTGGCGGCCGGCTCAAGGACATGGTCGAGGTCCCCCTGCTCGTCCCCACCGACCACATGGGGCACCTGGAGGATGCCTTCTTCGTCCTCACGCACATCCTCGTCTACGCCTTCATTGAACGCGCCTGCTGAGCGGCTGCGCCCCGGCCGGACGGCGGAGGCCCGTTCTCGCGCTTGACATTCGCCATGGGAAGGGTTACGGTAGAGGTACTCGCGTCAAGGGGCATTCATTCCGTTCGTTGCGTTGCCGGGCGCTTCCAGGGCGTCTGACCGCAAACTGACCTGCCGGGAAGCGCATCCAGAGCAGCAACCGCGATGAGATGTCCCGTCCGCTTCTGCGGAGGGATCGCTCGCGCGGCGCCAGGCTCCCGCCGGCCCGGCCCCCCTCAACAGGGCGCCCGGGGACGGGTGGGCGCCGATGGTCCTCGGTGCCCGGCACTGCGCCGCCGTAGCGGTCTGCGGCGGAGATGTTGCGCGGTTCAATCTCAACGACGTGCAGAGTCCCACGTACGTTTC from the Candidatus Brocadiaceae bacterium genome contains:
- a CDS encoding carbohydrate kinase is translated as MTQDRLRELTDRFPSLRIAVIGDFFLDKYLDCDPRIAEKSVESGRTAHQVMRVRHSPGAAGTVVQNLAALDAGALHAVGFTGDDGEACDLRKDLHALGCSTDLLLTAPDRMTMQYLKPRNLTDATLAGEHERYDTKNRTATPAELEDRIIAAFDRALARADAVIVADQVEADDCGAVTARVRAALSERARAHPGVVFFADSRTHIGRFRGLIIKPNQFEVAGVAQPLPGMEVDADTLRAGLRRLRDEVGAPVIATRGEKGAIVTDPEPTVVPGVRVDGPTDTTGAGDSMTAGCVLALAAGASLPEAALVGCLVASITIQQLATTGTARRDELPDRLGLWLTQQQEAQP
- a CDS encoding HAD family hydrolase, producing the protein MNEPHRPERPDSVRVLPGTSIEILRQRRPAQPPCEVLFDFDGTLSLIREGWPDVMVPMMVEILQATGTDETPEALEQVCRTFVMDLCGKQTIYQMIRLAEEVKARRGTPQDPFAYKQLYHERLMDRIRHRREALSSGRARPEEMLVPGSVELLDALRERDVRLYLASGTDQEYVDEEARLLGMDAYFGPHVYGAQRDYKRFSKQAVIDRILSDNRVDGSRLLGFGDGYVEIENVRSVGGLAVGVASDEAGRSGRPDPWKRERLIGVGADIIVPDFGDWRPLIDYIWGA
- a CDS encoding SIS domain-containing protein, with the translated sequence MPRLDTGAIHRAIDAMRRARDAGRTIYSCGNGGSASIASQMVVDIVKGASYGRQKRMKMMALTDSIATITALANDVDYESVFVEPLRNFAAKGDVLIAISGSGNSANVLRAVEYANGAGVTTVGLTTSTGGRLKDMVEVPLLVPTDHMGHLEDAFFVLTHILVYAFIERAC